The Longimicrobium sp. sequence GGCCACCATCAGGTAGGTGGAGCGCGGCTGCAGGAAGGCGTCGGGCGGGCGGATGAAGTCGGCCACGGCCAAGCGCTCGAAGTAGGTGTTGACGCCTTCGTCCATCCACGCCGCCAGCGCCTCGTCCTGCCCCACCATCATCGGGAACCACTCGTGCCCCACCTCGTGCGCCGTCACCTCGTACAGCTCCTCCTCCGCGTCGGGGCGGCCGACGAAGATCAGCATCGGGTACTCCATCCCGTACACCGGCCCCTCGGTGGTGGTGATGTGGGGGTAGATGTAGGGGACGATGGTGCGGCTCAGGAACTCGATGGAGTGGTCGGCGTAGCGGGCCGCGTTCTCCCAGTGCGGCGCGCCCGGGCGGTAGAAGGCGTGCACGCCCACGGTGCGCGTGCCGCCGCCGGGCGCGGGGATGGTGCCGCGGGTGGCGTCCCACAGGTAGCGGTTGGAGGTGGCGAAGGCCACGTCGCGCACGTCGCGCGCCTGGAAGCGCCAGGTCACCTTCCCGTTCTGCCCCGCCTGGGTCGCCTCCCCCAGCTCCGCCTGTGTCACCACGCGCACGATCTCGTCGCTCTGCAGCGCCCGCTCCAGCCGCTGCCGCACCGCGGGGGCCAGCACCTGGTCGGCGTTGGTGAGCGTCCCCGTCCCCGCCACCAGCCACCCGGCGGGCACCGTGACCGCGAAGTCGAAGTCGCCGTAGTCCAGGTAGAACTCGCCCTGCCCGGTGTAGGGCGTCACGTCGTAGCCCACCACGTCGTCGTAGACGGCGATCTGCGGGTACCACTGCGCCACCTGGAACACCCGCCCGCCCAGCACGTCCTCGTACGCGGTGCGCGGGGCGCCCGTCTGAGGCACCCGGAAGTTCCACTCGATCTCGAACACCGCGCTGTCGCCCGGGGCCAGGGCGCGCGGCAGGTACACGCGCCCGAGCGTGCCGATCACGAAGTAGCCGGGCGAGGCCTGCCCGCCGCCGCGGATCACGTCGGTCTCGGCCTGGCTGAACTGCCGCAGGTTCTGCCCCTGCGCCGCCAGCCGCGTGAGGGTGAGCCCCCCGGTGTTGAACTGCCCGCCGCGGAAGAGGTTCTGGTAGAGGTTGAACACCACGTACGGCAGCGTGTCGGGCGAGCGGTTGTGGTAGACCAGGCGCTCGCGCCCGGTGAGCCGCTCCGACGCGGGGTCCAGCTCGGCCTCGATCGAGTAGCGCACCCGCTGCTGCCAGTAGCGCGGGCCCGGCTGCCCGGTGGCGGTGCGGGTGCCGCGCTGCACGGCCTGCTGGAACTCGAGCGGCGGCGTCACGGGCAGCACCAGCGGGCGCGGCGCGCTGTCGCCCGCGGCGCCCTGCGGCACCGGCGCCACGATCGGCTCCGCGACGGGCGCGCAGCCCCAGACGAGTACGGCGGCCAGCGCCGCCGTGGTGTGGGCGAGGTACTTCAAGGTGGTCTCCGCGTTGTGAGTGCCGGCTGCGGAAGAACGCGCACCGGGCGCGAATCAAAACGCGGGCCAGCATACGCCCCCCATCGCCTCCCCGTCAACCGCTGTCACTCCCTGCGGGTGGGCGTTCGGCGGATGCGTCCGCCGGAGTGGCCCCCTCCCCCGCGCGGCCCCCGGCTGCTCGTTCCTCGCAGCCAGAGGGCGCGCTCCCCTCCCCCGCTGCGCGGTAGAGGGGAACCCCTCGGCGCTGCGCGCGACGAAACCACGGTTCCGGCGAGCGGGGTTCCGCGGTTGAAGCCTCGCGGGTTTGCGAGGCTTTCCGTAGTTCCAGCGAGTGTCTTCAGGCACTCGCAACCGGGCGAGGCATGCGACGGAGGCGCCCCCACGAGCATCCGTGGGGGCGCCTCCGATCGTGTCGTTTCGATCGATCCGCTTCAGCGCAGGTCCAGCTCCATCTCCACCTCGGGGGAGTAGATGGTGCCGGGGCGGAAGCGGAAGCCGGCCTTCTCGTAGCTGCGCAGCGCCGGGCGGTTGGTGGGCTCCACCGAGAGCCACAGGCGCCTGACGTCCATCGCCTTCGCCAGCTCCACCGACAGGCGGTTAACCTGCGTGCCCACCCCCTGCCCGCGCACGTCCCTGGCCAGGAAGATGGCGTACTCGCGCACCCCCTCGCGCCCGGTGGGCATCAGCATGGCGTGGCCGACCATGCGGCCCTCGCGCTCCACCACCAGGTGGCGGCCGGAGGGGAGGATGCCGTCCAGCCAGCGCGCCACGCGGGCCGGCCCCTCGGGGGGGAGGCCCTGGGCGGCGCGCTTGGGGTCGAAGTCGGCGTAGAACGCCTCGAGCGCCGCCCGGTCGTCGGGGCGCAGCTCACGCACGGAGAACACGTGTCCTCCCTTGTCGGTGAAGGTGGCGGGAAGAAGCGGGCGGTCCATCGGGGCCGGGGCGGCGGGCGCTTCGGCCGCGCTCAGAAGGCCATCCCCCACCCGCGCAGCAGCGGCAGCGCCTGCCGGCGCAGCGACTCCAGCGTGCGGCGGTTGGTGGCCTCCACCTCGGCCCGGCGCGGCACCGGGGGGTACTCGCCCTCCCCGTCGCGCATCTGCTCGGGGAGGAGCTCGGGGCTCTCGCCCTGCCAGCGCTGGGTCCAGGCCCGGGGGACCTGGTTGGGGACCTCCTGCCCCGAGAGGGCGCCCCACACCAGCGTCCAGGCGCGGGGCACCACCCGCCAGATCGCGTAGCCCCCGCCCCCCGTGGCCACCACGCGGCCGCCGCACACCCGGTCGGCGATCTCGCAGACCAGGCGGACGGTCTCTTCGTACAGGCGGGTGGTGGCGCGCAGGTGGGTCAGCGGGTCCAGGACGTGGCCGTCGCAGCCGTTCTGCAGCACGATCACGTCGGGGCGGAACGCCTCGGCCGCCTCGGCGAGGAGCTTCCCGTGGAGCCAGGTCCACGAGCCGTCCTCGGTGAAGGGCTCCAGCGGGAGGTTGAGCGAGTAGCCGTAGCCCTCCCCCTCGCCCAGCTCGTCCACGAACCCGGTCCCCGGGAACAGGTACCGGCCCGACTCGTGGACCGAGAGCGTGAGTACCTCGGGGTCGCGGTAGAAGATCCCCTGCACCCCGTCGCCGTGGTGGGCGTCGTAGTCGATGTACATCACCCGCGCGCCGTGCGCCTCGCGGATCCAGGCGATCGCCGCCGCCAGGTCGCTGTAGACGCAGAACCCCGAGCCGCGGCTCTCGTGGGCGTGGTGCAGCCCGCCCGCGATGTTGAAGGCGCGGGTGAACTCGCCCGACATCACCAGCTCGGCCGCGCGGATGGTGGCCCCGGTGACCAGCGCGGTCACCTCGTGCATCCCGGGGAAGACGGGGGTGTCGTCGGTTCCCAGCCCCCAGCGCCACGCCTCGCTCTCGTCGGCGCCGGGCTCGCTCAGGCGCTTGACGGCGTCGACGTAGGCGCGCGAGTGCACGCGCAGGAGCTCCTCGTCGGTGGCCGGGCGGGGGGCGACGACGGGGGTCCGCTCGCCGCCCACCAGCCCCAGCGCCTCGATCAGCGAGACGGTGAGCTCCAGCCGCTTCGGGTTGAAGGGGTGGTCGGGGCGGAAGCGGTACGCGGTGACGCCGGGGTCCCAGACGAACGCCGTCCGGGGCGCGCTCACACCCCCTCCTTGCGCAGGTCGTGCTCCAGCGACGGCCACCCCACCCGCGCCCCCGCCGCCTCCAGCGCGTGGATCGCCTCGCGCGGGTCGATGGTGGCCACGTGCACGATCGCCGTCTTGCGCCCCTCCTCGCCCCGGGGGAGCACCATCAGGCTGGTGACGTTGAGCCTGAGCTCCTCGCCCAGCACGTGGAGGGTGCGCGCCAGCTCGCCCGGCCGGTCGGGGAGCGACACCTCCAGCCGCGACGAGGGGCCGCCCGCGGAGAGCACCTCGGCGAAGGCGGTGAGGATGTCGGTCTCGGTGACCATCCCCAGCAGCTTCCCGTAGGCGTCGACCACGGGAAGCGCCCCGATGCGGTGGCGGCAGAGCTGTCCGGCGGCGTCCTCCACCGTGTCGAGCGGCCCGGCGGTGATCACCTCGCGCGTCATCACCTGGCCGATCGGGGTGCGCTCCAGGAACTCGGCGCGCTCGGGGTCGGGCACCGCCAGCGGCGATGGGCTGGCCAGGCGGATGTCGCGGTCGGAGACGATCCCCACCAGCGCCCCGTCCTCCACCACCGGGAGGTGGCGGACGCGGTGCTCGCGGGTGAGGCGCAGCGCGTCGGCCAGGGTGTCGCCGGGGCGCACCGCGACGGGGTCGGGGGTCATGCGGTTCTTGACCAGCATCGCGGCCGTTCGCGTCGGGATCGGATTGTCGGGAGGGTGGGCCGGGAAGATGGCGCACGGACCGATCCGCGGCAACAAACATCCGAAATCAATCCGCACCGACCGCCGTCCGCCGCGCCGCCCCTGCCCTTCATCCCGGCCGTCGAGGAATCTCTCACAGAGGGCACAGAGGACACGGAGGACTTCAACCGCTGTTCCTCTGTGTTCTCCGTGTCCTCTGTGAGAGTTGATCTGTTTCCGGAGACGGCGACAAGCGTCCGGCGAGGCGCGCAATGGAGATACGCGCCTCGGGGAAGCTCGGATGTTTCGGGAGACGGGGGACGCGCGGGGCCGGACGGGTGCGTCCCCCGGGTTCGGGGCTACAGCGCGACTTCGCGGGCCAGGCCGCCGGACGCGTCGTAGACGCGCAGCACGTTGGCCGAGCCGTCGTAGTCGGCGTCGATGAGCTGGTAGGCGCGGGCGCCGCCGCGGAACAGCTCGATCATGTCGGCCTTGCCGTCGCCGTTGCGGTCGGTCCACACGGCGGCCGGGCGCACGCCGGCCAGGAAGCGCACCAGGCGGGCGCGCGGGCCCGAGCCCTCGCCCACGGCGCGGAGCTGGTCGACCGCCGAGCCGCTGCCGGCGAGCCACACGCCGAGCGAGCCCTGCCACCCGCCGTCCAGGTCGGCCAGGGCGGGCATGTCGGGCATCTGTTTCGAAGGGGGAGCCCAGTCCTGGGCCCTGGCGGGGCGCGCGGCGAGCACTACGAGCAGTGCTGCCGCGGCGCCGGCGACGAGAAGGTTGCGTCGCATGGGTCACCTCCGCAGGGGATGGGAACAGCATAACCGACTACCCGGCTGTGGCGCCAGGGTTCCGTGCGGGGTACGGCGGTTGCGTATGCACGGTTTCGCCGTTTTCACAAATTTTCCGCGCTTCCGGGGGCGGAGCGCGCAACTCGATACGGGGCTTTCGCATGGCGGCAGTCGCGAAGCCGCGCTACCAGGGACTGGTGGCCGCGCGGCGGTGGGAGCACGAGCCGGAGAAGCCGCGGGCGGAGTTCTCGCTGGCCGTGGGCGACCGCGTGGGCGAGCTCACCGTGATAGGACACCTGGCGTGCGGGCGGGTCACCGAGCTGTACCAGGTGTGGAGCAACCGCCACTGGTGCGCGCTCACGGCCAAGGTGGTGGGCCCGCAGTGGACCGAGAAGGGGGTGCCGCCCTCGCTGCGCAAGGAAGAGCGGGTGCTTTCGCGGGTGCGCCACCCCAACATCGTGCAGGTGTTCGGCAGCGGCGAGGCCGACGGGCGCCACTACCTGCTGATGGAGTACCTGGCCGGCCCCTCGCTCTTCGACGTGCTGGA is a genomic window containing:
- a CDS encoding acetoin utilization protein AcuC, translated to MSAPRTAFVWDPGVTAYRFRPDHPFNPKRLELTVSLIEALGLVGGERTPVVAPRPATDEELLRVHSRAYVDAVKRLSEPGADESEAWRWGLGTDDTPVFPGMHEVTALVTGATIRAAELVMSGEFTRAFNIAGGLHHAHESRGSGFCVYSDLAAAIAWIREAHGARVMYIDYDAHHGDGVQGIFYRDPEVLTLSVHESGRYLFPGTGFVDELGEGEGYGYSLNLPLEPFTEDGSWTWLHGKLLAEAAEAFRPDVIVLQNGCDGHVLDPLTHLRATTRLYEETVRLVCEIADRVCGGRVVATGGGGYAIWRVVPRAWTLVWGALSGQEVPNQVPRAWTQRWQGESPELLPEQMRDGEGEYPPVPRRAEVEATNRRTLESLRRQALPLLRGWGMAF
- a CDS encoding CBS and ACT domain-containing protein, whose protein sequence is MLVKNRMTPDPVAVRPGDTLADALRLTREHRVRHLPVVEDGALVGIVSDRDIRLASPSPLAVPDPERAEFLERTPIGQVMTREVITAGPLDTVEDAAGQLCRHRIGALPVVDAYGKLLGMVTETDILTAFAEVLSAGGPSSRLEVSLPDRPGELARTLHVLGEELRLNVTSLMVLPRGEEGRKTAIVHVATIDPREAIHALEAAGARVGWPSLEHDLRKEGV
- a CDS encoding GNAT family N-acetyltransferase; this encodes MDRPLLPATFTDKGGHVFSVRELRPDDRAALEAFYADFDPKRAAQGLPPEGPARVARWLDGILPSGRHLVVEREGRMVGHAMLMPTGREGVREYAIFLARDVRGQGVGTQVNRLSVELAKAMDVRRLWLSVEPTNRPALRSYEKAGFRFRPGTIYSPEVEMELDLR
- a CDS encoding M1 family aminopeptidase produces the protein MKYLAHTTAALAAVLVWGCAPVAEPIVAPVPQGAAGDSAPRPLVLPVTPPLEFQQAVQRGTRTATGQPGPRYWQQRVRYSIEAELDPASERLTGRERLVYHNRSPDTLPYVVFNLYQNLFRGGQFNTGGLTLTRLAAQGQNLRQFSQAETDVIRGGGQASPGYFVIGTLGRVYLPRALAPGDSAVFEIEWNFRVPQTGAPRTAYEDVLGGRVFQVAQWYPQIAVYDDVVGYDVTPYTGQGEFYLDYGDFDFAVTVPAGWLVAGTGTLTNADQVLAPAVRQRLERALQSDEIVRVVTQAELGEATQAGQNGKVTWRFQARDVRDVAFATSNRYLWDATRGTIPAPGGGTRTVGVHAFYRPGAPHWENAARYADHSIEFLSRTIVPYIYPHITTTEGPVYGMEYPMLIFVGRPDAEEELYEVTAHEVGHEWFPMMVGQDEALAAWMDEGVNTYFERLAVADFIRPPDAFLQPRSTYLMVAGRKGTEAPLMRSADTYTDLQLGVAGYYKPGILMRGLRAVVGDSVFVRAIRTYSNEWQLKHPYPYDFFDTVERVAGRDLDWFWYPWFFTTATHDLSIASVTPGSGSVTVTVRDIGQVPGPAFLAVTTSEGRTVRETVPIERFLGPPGTRAMTVTIPVSGTVTRVVIDPEQFLPDINPRNNVWTPR